One region of Paraburkholderia phymatum STM815 genomic DNA includes:
- a CDS encoding NAD(P)/FAD-dependent oxidoreductase codes for MASKLEFARFPAPDGVNGWWESLPPPRPAVAVSSERRYDWVVVGGGITGLCAARRLAELAPDASIALVEADRIGRTTAGRNSGFFVDLPHDISSESYSRSVEADKADVRFQRHGIDYVRSVVKQHRIDCDWRDDGKFHASVNRKGHAALAHFAEGLERIDEAFEWLDQAAIAKVTGTDFYEGALFTPGCSTVQPAALMRGLAATLPENVQVFELSAVKRIEDDGLSKVLSFAGGRIVAERVILCTNAYAATFGGHPNGLLPVYTFASMTRVMRPEEVERLGGTRSWSLIPADPMGSTVRRLMTDRICVRNHFAFRPNLEVSQADLAKAKSLHRRSFDRRFPMLKDVELEYTWGGPLCLSANNGALFGRRADGVFEAVGCNGLGLSRGSASGKLIAEYALGQSSDLVRQLLNQPHPRSLPVRPIADVAVSAAIWVKEFSAGAEL; via the coding sequence ATGGCCTCGAAACTGGAATTCGCGCGCTTTCCCGCTCCCGATGGCGTCAACGGATGGTGGGAAAGCCTGCCGCCGCCCAGGCCTGCCGTTGCCGTGTCGTCGGAACGGCGCTACGACTGGGTCGTGGTCGGCGGCGGGATCACGGGCCTGTGCGCGGCCCGGCGGCTCGCCGAGCTTGCGCCGGATGCGTCGATCGCGCTGGTCGAGGCGGATCGCATCGGGCGCACGACGGCTGGCCGCAATTCCGGCTTCTTTGTCGATCTGCCGCACGACATCAGCAGCGAAAGTTATTCGCGCAGCGTGGAAGCGGACAAGGCGGACGTGCGCTTCCAGCGCCACGGCATCGACTATGTGCGCTCGGTCGTGAAGCAGCATCGCATCGATTGCGACTGGCGCGACGACGGCAAATTTCATGCGTCGGTGAATCGAAAGGGACACGCGGCGCTTGCGCACTTCGCGGAAGGACTCGAACGTATCGACGAAGCATTCGAGTGGCTGGACCAGGCCGCGATCGCAAAGGTAACGGGCACGGACTTCTACGAGGGCGCGCTCTTCACGCCCGGTTGCAGCACCGTGCAGCCTGCCGCGTTGATGCGCGGGCTCGCCGCGACCTTGCCGGAGAACGTGCAGGTTTTCGAACTCAGCGCAGTGAAGCGGATCGAGGACGACGGCTTGTCGAAGGTGCTGAGCTTTGCGGGCGGCCGGATCGTCGCCGAACGCGTGATCCTGTGCACGAATGCCTATGCCGCGACGTTCGGCGGCCATCCGAACGGCCTGCTGCCCGTGTACACGTTCGCCTCGATGACGCGCGTGATGCGCCCCGAAGAAGTCGAACGGCTGGGCGGCACGCGTTCATGGTCGCTGATTCCTGCCGACCCGATGGGCTCGACGGTGCGCCGCCTGATGACCGACCGCATCTGCGTGCGCAATCACTTTGCGTTCCGGCCGAACCTCGAAGTGTCGCAAGCCGATCTGGCGAAAGCGAAGAGCCTGCATCGACGCTCGTTCGACCGGCGCTTCCCGATGCTGAAGGACGTCGAACTCGAGTACACGTGGGGCGGTCCGCTGTGCCTGTCGGCGAACAACGGCGCGCTGTTCGGGCGCAGGGCCGACGGCGTGTTCGAAGCGGTTGGCTGCAACGGTCTGGGTCTGAGCCGCGGCTCGGCGTCCGGCAAGCTGATAGCCGAATATGCGCTCGGTCAATCGAGCGATCTCGTGCGCCAGCTTTTGAACCAACCGCATCCGCGCTCGCTGCCTGTGCGGCCTATTGCCGACGTCGCGGTGTCGGCAGCCATCTGGGTCAAGGAATTTTCGGCAGGGGCCGAGCTTTAA
- a CDS encoding dihydrodipicolinate synthase family protein yields the protein MSFEGVHTPLVTPFKADGEIDHALLGKRAANLASRVAGLGIGGTTGEYYALSFDERVQTFNTVAEAAGGKTYLTAGINATTTKEVIRLGHEAKRAGLNALLLAAPYYAQPTQEELLTHLLKVDDSLDMPVMLYNFPARTGTAIGDEVLSSLLERPNFIAMKESTGDIAHLHHLATHFKDRLVLSCGMDDQALEFFVWGAKSWVGGASNFLPEAHTALFDACVKQGDFTTGRKLMAQLLPVLELLERSGKFIQYVRYGCELAGTPVGAARAPLGTLTEAERSEFAQLVRPLLRNAQ from the coding sequence ATGAGCTTCGAGGGAGTCCACACACCGCTCGTCACACCGTTCAAGGCCGACGGCGAGATCGATCACGCACTGCTCGGCAAGCGCGCCGCGAATCTGGCGAGCCGCGTCGCGGGTCTTGGCATTGGCGGGACCACGGGCGAATACTACGCGTTGAGTTTCGATGAACGCGTGCAGACCTTCAACACCGTCGCCGAAGCCGCAGGCGGCAAGACGTATCTGACTGCGGGCATCAACGCGACCACTACGAAAGAAGTGATCCGCCTCGGTCACGAAGCGAAGCGGGCCGGCCTGAACGCGCTGTTGCTCGCTGCGCCGTACTACGCACAACCGACTCAGGAAGAACTGCTGACCCATCTGCTGAAGGTCGACGACAGCCTCGACATGCCCGTCATGCTGTACAACTTCCCGGCGCGCACGGGGACGGCAATCGGCGACGAAGTGCTGTCGTCGCTGCTCGAACGCCCCAATTTCATTGCGATGAAGGAAAGCACGGGCGACATTGCGCATCTGCATCATCTCGCGACGCACTTCAAGGACCGCCTGGTGCTCAGCTGCGGGATGGACGATCAGGCGCTGGAATTCTTCGTGTGGGGCGCGAAAAGCTGGGTGGGCGGCGCGTCCAACTTCCTGCCGGAAGCGCACACGGCGCTGTTCGACGCCTGCGTGAAGCAAGGCGATTTCACCACGGGCCGCAAGCTGATGGCGCAACTGTTGCCCGTGCTCGAACTGCTGGAGCGCAGCGGCAAATTCATCCAGTACGTGCGTTACGGCTGCGAACTGGCGGGCACGCCCGTGGGCGCTGCACGCGCGCCGCTCGGCACGCTCACTGAAGCAGAACGCAGCGAGTTTGCCCAGCTCGTTCGTCCGTTGTTGCGCAACGCTCAGTAA
- the glyA gene encoding serine hydroxymethyltransferase: MNENSRFFAETLQSRDPVIASEIALELRRQQTQIELIASENIVSAAVMEAQGTVLTNKYAEGYPSKRYYGGCEHADRVEALAIDRVKALFDAEFANVQPHSGAQANGAVMLALVKPGDTVMGMSLDAGGHLTHGARPALSGKWFNAVQYGVSPDTYRIDYDQVRRLAEAHRPKLIIAGYSAYPRALDFAAFRDIADSVGALLMVDMAHIAGIVAAGRHENPVQYADVVTSTTHKTLRGPRGGFILTNNGDIAKKINSAVFPGLQGGPLMHVIAGKAVAFGEALRPEFTAYIDQVLRNAQALGNVLKSGGLSLVTGGTDNHLLLVDLRSKHLTGTQAEKALERAGITCNKNGIPFDTENPTVTSGIRLGTPAGTTRGFGTAQFEQIGEMILEVLSALEHEPGGDEQVERAVRSRVRDLCNQFPIYSHTEALV, from the coding sequence GTGAACGAGAACTCGCGCTTTTTCGCAGAAACGCTTCAGAGCCGCGACCCTGTCATCGCATCGGAGATCGCGCTGGAATTGCGCCGCCAACAAACCCAGATCGAACTGATAGCTTCCGAAAACATCGTCTCGGCGGCGGTGATGGAGGCGCAGGGCACGGTGCTGACCAACAAGTACGCGGAAGGCTATCCGTCGAAGCGCTACTACGGCGGCTGCGAACATGCGGATCGCGTCGAGGCGCTCGCCATCGACCGCGTGAAGGCGCTGTTCGACGCGGAGTTCGCCAACGTGCAGCCGCATTCGGGTGCGCAGGCGAACGGCGCGGTGATGCTCGCGCTCGTCAAACCCGGCGACACGGTGATGGGCATGTCGCTCGATGCGGGCGGCCACCTGACGCACGGCGCGCGCCCCGCGCTGTCCGGCAAGTGGTTCAACGCGGTGCAATACGGCGTGAGCCCGGACACGTACCGCATCGACTATGACCAGGTGCGCCGCCTTGCCGAAGCACATCGGCCGAAGCTCATCATCGCCGGCTATTCGGCCTATCCGCGCGCGCTCGACTTCGCGGCGTTCCGCGACATCGCCGATAGCGTCGGCGCGCTGCTGATGGTGGACATGGCACATATCGCGGGCATCGTCGCAGCGGGACGGCACGAAAACCCGGTGCAGTACGCGGACGTCGTGACGTCCACCACGCACAAGACGCTGCGCGGCCCGCGCGGCGGCTTCATCCTCACCAACAACGGCGACATCGCGAAGAAGATCAACTCGGCGGTGTTCCCCGGCTTGCAGGGCGGGCCGCTGATGCATGTGATAGCGGGCAAGGCCGTTGCGTTCGGCGAAGCGCTGCGTCCCGAGTTCACCGCCTATATCGACCAGGTGCTGCGCAATGCGCAGGCGCTCGGCAACGTGTTGAAGTCCGGCGGACTGAGCCTCGTGACGGGCGGAACCGACAACCATCTGCTGCTCGTCGATCTGCGCTCGAAGCACCTGACGGGCACGCAGGCCGAGAAGGCGCTGGAGCGGGCGGGCATCACCTGCAACAAGAACGGCATTCCGTTCGATACGGAGAACCCCACGGTCACGTCGGGCATCCGTCTCGGCACGCCGGCGGGCACGACGCGCGGGTTCGGTACGGCGCAGTTCGAGCAGATCGGCGAGATGATTCTAGAAGTGCTGTCGGCGCTCGAACACGAGCCCGGCGGCGACGAACAGGTGGAACGCGCGGTGCGCAGCCGCGTGCGCGACCTGTGCAACCAGTTCCCCATCTACTCGCATACAGAAGCACTCGTATGA
- a CDS encoding glycine betaine ABC transporter substrate-binding protein gives MKTNLFKSLVAKLAVSTVVAMSAGAGHALAAEPIKMAVTNWADVLAVANVAKYALETSLKQPVQFVQADIGIQYQGVARGDLDIMVGGWLPVTHGAYYARYKNDMEDVGVIYTGGKNGWAVPAYIPESQVATISDLEKPDVKSKLNGTIQGIEPGGGLMQASEKAIKAYDLNGYNLQSSSEAGMLAGVSRAYQSKQWIVATVWSPHWLFQKWQMRYLKDPKGTLGGEEQVHAFASKQFATKFPRADVFFKHFKLTLADVEAIEFEGNSTNDYATAAKKFVDAHPEKLKAWLQQ, from the coding sequence ATGAAAACCAATCTGTTCAAATCGCTGGTTGCGAAGCTGGCTGTGTCGACGGTCGTCGCGATGAGCGCCGGCGCGGGCCACGCGCTCGCAGCCGAGCCGATCAAGATGGCAGTGACCAACTGGGCCGACGTGCTCGCCGTCGCCAACGTCGCCAAGTACGCGCTCGAAACCAGTCTCAAGCAACCTGTCCAGTTCGTGCAGGCAGATATCGGCATCCAGTACCAGGGCGTGGCGCGCGGCGATCTCGACATCATGGTCGGCGGCTGGCTTCCCGTGACGCACGGCGCGTACTACGCGCGATACAAGAACGACATGGAAGATGTCGGCGTGATCTATACGGGCGGCAAGAATGGCTGGGCCGTGCCCGCCTACATTCCCGAGTCGCAGGTCGCAACCATTTCCGACCTCGAAAAACCGGACGTGAAGAGCAAGCTGAACGGCACGATCCAGGGCATCGAGCCCGGCGGCGGTCTGATGCAGGCCTCCGAAAAGGCCATCAAGGCATATGACCTGAACGGCTACAACCTGCAATCGTCGAGCGAGGCGGGGATGCTCGCCGGTGTGTCGCGCGCCTATCAGTCGAAGCAGTGGATCGTCGCGACGGTGTGGAGCCCGCATTGGCTGTTCCAGAAGTGGCAGATGCGTTATCTGAAGGACCCGAAAGGCACGCTGGGCGGCGAAGAGCAGGTGCACGCTTTCGCGTCGAAGCAGTTCGCGACGAAGTTCCCGCGCGCCGACGTGTTCTTCAAGCATTTCAAGCTGACGCTCGCCGACGTCGAAGCGATCGAATTCGAAGGCAACAGCACGAACGACTATGCAACCGCCGCGAAGAAATTCGTCGATGCGCACCCGGAAAAGCTGAAGGCCTGGTTGCAGCAATAA
- a CDS encoding ABC transporter permease → MNSSVIGKFAEDAVNFLFQHFRGGFDAFSAALGAVIKLLEDGLAAVPFVAMLVFLVAFALWRRGVVFSIFVGLALLAIHYMGLWAQTVSTLALVIAATVFSLVIGVPLGIWGARNKRVEMVLRSLLDFMQTMPAFVYLIPAVILFGLGRVPAVIATIVFAMPPVVRLTTLGIRQVREELLEAGRSFGSTDAQLLWKVQLPNALPSIMAGVNQTIMMALSMVVVASMIGAGGLGEYVLSGIQRLDIGIGFEGGLGVVLLAIVLDRLTESFGVKAKKSKRSTVRAAKAGPSAAART, encoded by the coding sequence ATGAACTCGTCAGTCATCGGCAAGTTTGCGGAAGACGCCGTCAACTTTCTCTTTCAACATTTTCGCGGCGGCTTCGACGCGTTTTCGGCCGCACTGGGCGCTGTCATCAAATTGCTGGAAGACGGACTCGCCGCCGTTCCGTTCGTTGCGATGCTCGTATTTCTCGTGGCCTTTGCGCTGTGGCGGCGCGGTGTCGTGTTCTCGATCTTCGTCGGCCTTGCGCTGCTCGCGATTCACTATATGGGCCTGTGGGCGCAGACGGTGTCGACGCTTGCGCTGGTGATCGCCGCGACGGTGTTCAGTCTCGTGATCGGCGTGCCGTTGGGCATCTGGGGCGCACGCAACAAACGCGTCGAAATGGTGCTGCGCTCACTGCTCGATTTCATGCAGACGATGCCTGCATTCGTCTACCTGATCCCCGCCGTCATTCTGTTCGGGCTGGGCCGGGTGCCTGCCGTTATCGCCACCATCGTGTTCGCGATGCCGCCTGTGGTGCGTCTCACCACGCTCGGCATTCGCCAGGTGCGCGAAGAACTGCTGGAGGCAGGCCGCTCGTTCGGCAGCACGGATGCGCAACTGCTGTGGAAAGTCCAGTTGCCGAATGCGCTGCCGTCGATCATGGCGGGTGTGAACCAGACCATCATGATGGCGCTGTCGATGGTCGTAGTCGCTTCGATGATCGGCGCGGGCGGTCTCGGCGAATACGTGCTGAGCGGTATACAGCGGCTCGATATCGGCATCGGTTTCGAAGGCGGGCTTGGCGTCGTGCTGCTGGCCATCGTGCTCGACCGGCTGACGGAGAGCTTCGGCGTGAAAGCGAAGAAGTCGAAGCGCAGCACGGTGCGCGCCGCCAAGGCCGGCCCGAGTGCGGCGGCGAGAACCTGA
- a CDS encoding quaternary amine ABC transporter ATP-binding protein: MTPNLTFAPDSVLHPGAIGADDVAAAAKPVAISGTDILTVRNLSKIFGPKPERAAELVRQGLGRNEIFEQTGNMVAVNDVSLSVKAGEIFVVMGLSGSGKSTLVRLLNRLIEPTSGQVILEERDIAPMSTLELREVRRKKMAMVFQSFALLPNRTVLDNIAYGLEVAGLKKAQRYEIARAALTRVGLGSYEKLLPGELSGGMQQRVGLARALAVNPSVLLMDEAFSALDPLIRFEMQNELLRLQKEEQRTIVFISHDIEEAIKIGGRIGIMKDGCLIQVGTPAELIQSPADAYVRDFFRNVDVSRFLRASSLMTTVGRGLISCDVAAPSERYLNQLIDSGVECGYVCDEAGRYQGCVTPASLHKTGAQPIRDAFVKDMNAVPLDADLHQLATIALSQEHDVPVTDTTGKLAGVVSCRTILKQVMERRAA; the protein is encoded by the coding sequence ATGACCCCAAACCTGACATTTGCGCCGGACAGCGTGCTTCATCCGGGCGCGATCGGCGCGGACGATGTTGCCGCCGCGGCGAAACCTGTCGCGATCTCCGGGACCGATATCCTCACGGTCAGGAACCTGTCGAAGATTTTCGGACCGAAGCCCGAGCGCGCCGCCGAGCTGGTCCGGCAAGGCCTCGGACGCAACGAGATTTTCGAGCAAACGGGCAACATGGTCGCCGTCAACGACGTGAGCCTGAGCGTGAAGGCGGGCGAGATTTTCGTCGTGATGGGCCTGTCCGGTTCCGGCAAATCGACGCTCGTGCGCCTGCTCAACCGCCTGATCGAACCGACTTCGGGCCAGGTGATTCTGGAAGAACGCGACATCGCGCCGATGTCCACGCTCGAATTGCGCGAAGTGCGCCGCAAGAAAATGGCGATGGTGTTCCAGTCGTTCGCGCTGCTGCCGAACCGCACGGTACTCGACAACATTGCCTACGGACTCGAAGTCGCGGGGCTGAAGAAGGCGCAACGCTACGAGATTGCGCGCGCCGCGTTGACGCGCGTCGGTCTCGGCTCCTATGAAAAGCTGCTGCCGGGCGAACTGTCGGGCGGTATGCAGCAGCGTGTCGGTCTTGCCCGCGCGCTCGCCGTGAACCCTTCCGTGCTGCTGATGGACGAAGCGTTTTCGGCGCTCGATCCGTTGATCCGCTTTGAAATGCAAAACGAACTGCTGCGCCTTCAGAAAGAAGAGCAGCGCACCATCGTGTTCATCTCTCACGATATCGAAGAAGCGATCAAGATCGGCGGCCGCATCGGCATCATGAAAGATGGCTGTCTGATTCAGGTCGGCACGCCCGCCGAACTGATCCAGTCGCCCGCCGATGCCTACGTGCGCGACTTCTTCCGCAACGTCGACGTGTCGCGCTTCCTGAGGGCGTCGAGCCTGATGACGACGGTCGGGCGTGGCCTGATTTCGTGCGACGTCGCGGCGCCCTCCGAGCGCTACCTGAATCAGCTGATCGATAGCGGCGTCGAATGCGGCTATGTCTGCGACGAAGCGGGCCGCTATCAGGGCTGCGTGACACCCGCATCGCTGCACAAGACGGGCGCGCAGCCCATCCGCGATGCGTTCGTGAAGGACATGAACGCAGTCCCGCTCGACGCGGATCTGCATCAACTGGCCACGATTGCGCTGAGTCAGGAACACGACGTCCCCGTCACCGATACCACCGGCAAGCTCGCCGGCGTCGTGTCCTGCCGGACGATTCTCAAGCAGGTCATGGAACGGAGAGCAGCATGA
- a CDS encoding restriction endonuclease, whose translation MKELLLVALLAGIVWMLWSALAAKPAPPAPVDDRTSQTDPQLRHVQDALQFARTRRDTLAAKQLKEDTWHREYGQAKLAELDRLSGERFEAYLAGLFGQQGYAVELTAVTGDYGADLILIKHGRRIAVQAKRYTGSVGVQAVQEALSGRAYYKCDCAWVVSTGKFTPNALELAARSGVSLIDRGAIAKLIAQYAAKSVSA comes from the coding sequence ATGAAAGAGCTGCTGTTGGTCGCGTTATTGGCAGGCATCGTATGGATGCTCTGGAGCGCACTGGCAGCGAAGCCTGCTCCACCCGCTCCGGTCGACGATCGAACGTCCCAAACGGATCCTCAACTTCGGCACGTACAGGACGCGTTGCAATTCGCTAGGACGCGGCGTGACACGCTTGCGGCAAAGCAACTCAAGGAGGACACCTGGCATAGGGAATATGGACAAGCAAAGCTCGCCGAGCTGGACCGACTCAGCGGCGAAAGGTTCGAAGCATATCTGGCCGGCTTGTTTGGGCAACAAGGCTATGCAGTGGAGCTCACGGCTGTCACTGGCGACTATGGCGCCGACCTTATCCTCATCAAGCACGGACGTCGGATCGCCGTACAGGCTAAGCGCTATACCGGGAGCGTGGGCGTGCAGGCCGTTCAGGAAGCGCTGTCTGGCCGCGCCTACTACAAGTGTGATTGCGCGTGGGTCGTCAGTACCGGCAAATTCACTCCGAACGCTTTGGAACTGGCGGCACGGTCAGGCGTGTCGCTGATAGACCGAGGCGCCATCGCAAAACTCATCGCGCAATACGCAGCAAAATCGGTTAGCGCTTAG
- a CDS encoding J domain-containing protein: MLPEEQELTRLETEQGELEERVASAELSLETIKTETARFQRRYYQTVGRLYAELDELDAKFADAQAARIPGDAAARADAQAAHEQARKSAEEAGLIEVCPGPPPAITPELKQAYRQAAKLIHPDRATTDRERQRRTTLMAQVNRAYERGDKEAIEKLILEYGHDPEAIAGADIASRIVRAIRRIAQLRRRLTEAQEELEVHQATELFQLRKTVEEAEAMGGDPLNELAQQLMQELSERGIQLEMETCQ, encoded by the coding sequence ATGCTCCCAGAAGAACAAGAGCTGACCCGCCTGGAGACCGAACAAGGGGAACTTGAAGAACGGGTCGCGTCGGCCGAACTTTCATTGGAAACCATCAAAACTGAGACTGCACGGTTTCAGAGGCGGTATTACCAGACCGTGGGGCGGTTGTATGCGGAGTTGGATGAACTGGACGCTAAATTTGCCGACGCTCAGGCGGCGCGAATTCCTGGCGATGCGGCTGCTCGAGCCGATGCACAGGCGGCGCATGAGCAAGCCAGAAAGTCAGCGGAGGAGGCGGGTCTGATCGAGGTTTGCCCCGGACCGCCACCCGCGATTACCCCTGAACTTAAGCAGGCATACCGGCAGGCGGCCAAGCTGATTCATCCCGACCGCGCTACCACGGACCGCGAACGTCAACGTCGAACCACGCTGATGGCGCAGGTGAACCGGGCATATGAGCGCGGCGATAAGGAAGCCATTGAAAAGCTGATTCTGGAGTACGGGCACGACCCCGAAGCGATTGCTGGTGCCGACATAGCCTCACGCATCGTGAGAGCCATCCGACGGATCGCGCAACTCCGCCGCCGCTTGACGGAGGCGCAGGAAGAATTGGAAGTCCACCAGGCGACGGAGCTTTTTCAACTCAGAAAGACCGTCGAGGAAGCCGAGGCAATGGGTGGCGATCCGTTGAATGAATTGGCGCAACAATTGATGCAGGAGCTTTCCGAACGAGGGATTCAGTTGGAGATGGAAACTTGCCAATAG
- a CDS encoding esterase/lipase family protein, with protein MATRGARLFRMFVVGMYAIVVTLAMLHDLTRWHSGELRLFDVGIAGFGFFAIGLIGVSFWMVGRLGWAKALGLITAVTLVILTASAVIRWSSEATTLFPTPFPSQTELGGTPDVIVILIHGTFSTDAEWMRPNSPFIKTVAQRFGNVRVMFQPFIWTGISGGRYNNTNFYRVTAAVHLARLQKDLRQHYPAAKIFVIAHSHGGNVALYAQREFDSKGIADAIVTLGTPFIVIEKRDVENDDLAKLVVGEIGFVTWFALLCSVMLAISAVGLLGSLLLKFDFVISRAVGTLLIATAGVCGYIVGNWALVVDGTDYASDGSVHSRYKESPAAREAREKWEAMVTRVVFDKVRDEQTRLTVTLQAEIPMNLHLAIVRAKGDDEAVRGIEAFDGSAGLIAKLLSAEILNATVSLLGVTLALIAFAIFLGTAVVVGWHEKWKEGRSSMQAILRSLGAGVISSAAFVLYTVTYGTLAAIVLSPLIILLRIPAALPTMLVFGDTSIATELVVHENVDVAPPGWAGVTFICKCPRIGTELLRHSQYYVDDSTTKDVSDWLYGRYIAK; from the coding sequence ATGGCAACGCGCGGCGCCAGATTGTTTCGGATGTTTGTTGTCGGTATGTACGCAATTGTCGTTACATTGGCAATGTTGCACGATTTAACGCGTTGGCATTCCGGTGAACTACGCTTGTTCGATGTTGGGATCGCCGGCTTCGGTTTTTTTGCCATCGGTCTCATCGGCGTTTCTTTCTGGATGGTCGGAAGGTTGGGTTGGGCCAAGGCGCTAGGCTTGATAACCGCCGTCACGCTCGTGATCCTAACGGCGTCCGCTGTGATCCGATGGTCGTCGGAAGCCACGACGTTGTTCCCAACGCCCTTTCCCTCACAAACTGAACTCGGCGGAACACCGGACGTTATTGTCATCCTGATTCACGGGACTTTTAGTACAGATGCGGAGTGGATGCGTCCGAATTCACCTTTTATCAAAACCGTTGCCCAGCGCTTCGGAAACGTTCGAGTGATGTTTCAGCCTTTTATCTGGACAGGCATATCAGGCGGCAGATACAACAATACAAATTTTTATCGCGTAACGGCCGCAGTTCACTTAGCGCGACTCCAGAAAGATTTGCGTCAACATTATCCAGCCGCCAAGATCTTTGTGATCGCTCATAGCCACGGAGGTAACGTGGCGCTCTATGCTCAGCGAGAGTTCGACTCAAAAGGAATCGCAGACGCAATCGTCACATTGGGAACCCCTTTTATCGTGATCGAAAAAAGGGATGTTGAGAACGATGACTTAGCGAAATTGGTCGTTGGCGAAATCGGCTTTGTCACATGGTTCGCTTTACTTTGTTCGGTAATGTTAGCCATTTCCGCAGTTGGTCTTTTGGGGTCTCTATTACTGAAGTTTGATTTCGTGATTTCCAGAGCAGTGGGGACTCTGTTAATAGCTACTGCCGGCGTTTGCGGTTACATTGTTGGAAATTGGGCGCTTGTGGTGGACGGAACGGACTACGCTAGCGATGGATCGGTACACTCTCGTTATAAGGAAAGCCCGGCGGCCCGAGAGGCTAGGGAGAAATGGGAAGCAATGGTGACACGGGTTGTCTTCGACAAGGTAAGAGACGAACAAACAAGACTCACGGTTACCTTGCAAGCGGAAATACCAATGAATCTGCATTTGGCCATTGTTCGGGCTAAAGGAGACGACGAAGCTGTCAGAGGAATCGAGGCTTTCGATGGATCCGCAGGGCTTATCGCCAAACTGTTATCGGCTGAGATTCTGAATGCGACTGTAAGCCTATTAGGTGTAACGCTTGCGCTAATTGCTTTTGCCATTTTTCTTGGTACTGCGGTGGTGGTTGGATGGCATGAGAAATGGAAGGAAGGCCGATCAAGTATGCAGGCGATACTCCGCAGTTTAGGCGCTGGCGTCATTAGCTCGGCTGCATTCGTCCTTTACACCGTTACATATGGCACTTTAGCGGCCATTGTTTTGTCCCCGTTAATAATATTGCTTAGAATCCCTGCAGCACTTCCGACGATGCTCGTCTTTGGAGACACGAGCATCGCTACGGAATTGGTTGTTCATGAAAATGTCGACGTCGCGCCTCCGGGCTGGGCGGGGGTTACGTTCATCTGCAAATGTCCTCGAATTGGGACAGAACTGCTTCGCCACTCGCAATACTATGTCGATGATTCAACCACAAAAGACGTTTCCGACTGGCTGTATGGACGTTATATTGCCAAGTAA